Proteins encoded together in one Stigmatella aurantiaca window:
- a CDS encoding TetR/AcrR family transcriptional regulator — protein MEPVKPLRADGRRNRERIVAAAAELVGRDGAQASLEEIARRAGVGSATLHRHFPSRQSLLEAVFREGVAQLCARAAAQPGEEPAAELAAWLEELTVYTAANRGLADALLTGPDGLSPEELCCSDMLLDVLKVLVARASSVGAIHASATTEDLMMLANAIAVANQDDPLTARRVLRLALTGLRP, from the coding sequence GTGGAGCCTGTGAAGCCGTTGCGAGCGGACGGACGACGCAACCGGGAGCGGATTGTTGCGGCCGCCGCGGAGCTGGTCGGCAGGGATGGCGCGCAGGCGTCGCTCGAGGAGATCGCGCGGCGGGCGGGGGTCGGCTCGGCGACCCTGCACCGGCACTTCCCGTCGCGGCAGTCTCTGTTGGAGGCGGTCTTCCGCGAGGGCGTCGCGCAGCTCTGTGCGCGGGCAGCCGCGCAACCAGGCGAGGAGCCCGCCGCGGAGTTGGCGGCCTGGCTCGAGGAATTGACGGTCTACACCGCGGCCAACCGCGGGCTTGCCGATGCGCTGCTGACCGGCCCGGATGGCCTCTCGCCCGAGGAGCTCTGCTGCAGCGACATGCTGCTCGACGTGTTGAAGGTGCTGGTGGCAAGGGCGTCATCGGTGGGCGCGATTCACGCCAGCGCGACAACGGAGGACCTGATGATGCTGGCGAACGCGATCGCCGTCGCCAACCAAGACGATCCGCTCACCGCGCGCCGGGTGCTGCGCCTCGCGCTCACCGGCCTACGGCCGTGA
- a CDS encoding type II toxin-antitoxin system RatA family toxin: MKRILWIAVLSVVAALGITALVAPKEVRLHSSIRIERPPEQVYDFVTSLEAPAKTFSGHGRIPGVVKTEVAGGGPLREGVKARVHSSDGAVMERLITIMDRPRHHEYRLATGFKPPIKYLLKSGRGEWTFQPAQDGGTQVEWIYVFELTSPVMYPLASPLLNGMFSEAMVKCLARTRECLIDEASCR, from the coding sequence TTGAAGCGAATTCTGTGGATAGCGGTGTTGAGCGTGGTAGCGGCGCTGGGAATCACGGCCCTTGTCGCACCGAAAGAGGTCCGGCTTCACTCGTCGATCCGGATCGAGCGGCCCCCCGAGCAGGTCTACGACTTCGTCACCTCGCTGGAGGCACCCGCGAAGACCTTCAGTGGCCACGGCCGCATCCCTGGGGTGGTGAAGACCGAGGTTGCCGGGGGAGGGCCGCTGCGCGAAGGGGTGAAGGCCCGCGTTCACAGCTCGGATGGGGCGGTGATGGAGCGGCTCATCACCATCATGGACCGCCCCCGGCACCACGAGTACAGGCTCGCCACCGGGTTCAAGCCGCCGATCAAGTACCTCCTCAAGTCGGGCCGCGGCGAGTGGACCTTCCAGCCCGCTCAAGACGGGGGCACGCAGGTGGAGTGGATCTACGTGTTCGAGCTGACCTCCCCGGTGATGTATCCGCTGGCCTCGCCGCTGCTGAACGGCATGTTCTCCGAGGCCATGGTGAAGTGCCTGGCGCGCACGCGCGAGTGTCTGATCGACGAGGCCTCGTGCCGTTAG
- a CDS encoding NmrA family NAD(P)-binding protein encodes MGSNGSVLVTAATGRQGGATARALLAEGRTPVRVLVRNPEAPNAKALAAAGAEVAVGDLDDPASLRAACAGARAVFSMQSPIISATGVDHSKERQQGRNLVEAALAQGVEMFVHTATSGVGDHRNIEGWAEGRWKSHEAYWENKLATCDLVRNAGFKHWTLLLPATFMDHPMLDPAGFVEGRRLLTVVRTDRLLQLIAPEDIGQAAAAAINDPATFNGVTLQLAGDLLTLPQIAGILSRLDGKEYTVQSGTVEEAVAAGLHPGVAQGMTYINVAPVLARPEIARSYGLSPMSFETWARQRRERT; translated from the coding sequence ATGGGCAGCAACGGTTCTGTTCTCGTCACCGCCGCCACAGGGCGCCAGGGTGGCGCCACCGCCCGGGCGCTGTTGGCCGAAGGCCGCACACCGGTGCGAGTGCTGGTGCGCAATCCGGAGGCGCCCAACGCCAAGGCCCTCGCGGCGGCTGGCGCCGAGGTGGCCGTCGGGGACCTCGACGATCCAGCATCGTTGCGCGCCGCCTGCGCTGGGGCCCGGGCGGTCTTCTCGATGCAGTCACCGATCATCTCCGCGACCGGTGTCGACCACAGCAAGGAGCGCCAGCAAGGGAGGAACCTCGTCGAGGCCGCGCTCGCCCAGGGCGTCGAGATGTTCGTGCACACCGCGACGTCCGGCGTCGGCGACCACCGCAACATCGAGGGATGGGCGGAGGGGCGCTGGAAGTCGCATGAGGCGTACTGGGAGAACAAACTCGCCACCTGCGACCTCGTCCGCAACGCGGGCTTCAAGCACTGGACCCTCCTCCTGCCCGCCACCTTCATGGACCATCCCATGTTGGATCCCGCCGGCTTCGTTGAAGGGCGCCGGTTGCTCACGGTGGTCAGGACCGATCGGCTCCTCCAGCTGATCGCGCCGGAAGACATCGGCCAGGCGGCCGCAGCGGCGATCAACGATCCCGCGACGTTCAACGGTGTGACGCTGCAACTCGCGGGTGACCTGCTCACGCTTCCTCAGATCGCTGGGATCCTCTCGCGCCTCGACGGCAAGGAGTACACCGTCCAGTCCGGCACGGTCGAGGAGGCCGTCGCGGCCGGCCTGCATCCCGGCGTGGCGCAAGGAATGACGTACATCAACGTCGCCCCGGTGCTGGCACGGCCCGAGATCGCGCGTTCCTACGGCCTTTCACCCATGAGCTTCGAGACCTGGGCGCGCCAGCGTCGCGAGAGGACCTGA
- a CDS encoding DUF3592 domain-containing protein, whose translation MFSRVASSAVLLVFVLPWTAITGAADYFAISSMARQVQSANWPSVQGTLIRSEVEAVRSNKSTTYGLKVAYTYSVDGQRYEGSRYRFAAWRSGDAGYAEELVVRYPLGTSIPVYYRPGQPSEAVLQAGLGSSELFLLMVLLPFNLVALWLGAMVGWAWKPEPPLLSTFFREDGSECVTLDEQWTAAWVFLAMGSSALACVVLGGLAGGFNAPLPVGVGAWGAVIACGVLAGLWSRARRKAGHYDLRLHTQTRSLSLPPFSGRKHRLDVRWRDVRSLRVEPQVRTPQGQVTRYHLTLERALSGGGVSQEAIASFIRQEQAEALARWLRTHLKVGEAAPGEQRSA comes from the coding sequence ATGTTTTCTCGCGTGGCCTCGTCCGCCGTGTTGCTCGTGTTCGTGTTGCCGTGGACGGCTATCACGGGGGCTGCGGACTACTTCGCCATCTCCAGCATGGCCCGCCAGGTGCAGTCGGCGAACTGGCCCTCCGTGCAGGGGACCCTCATCCGGAGCGAGGTGGAGGCGGTGCGCTCGAACAAGAGCACCACGTACGGCCTGAAGGTGGCCTACACCTACTCCGTTGACGGGCAGCGCTACGAGGGCAGTAGGTACCGCTTCGCCGCATGGCGCTCGGGGGACGCCGGGTATGCGGAGGAACTGGTGGTGCGCTACCCCCTTGGGACCAGCATCCCCGTGTACTACCGGCCCGGTCAGCCTTCGGAGGCGGTGTTGCAGGCGGGCCTGGGGAGCTCGGAGCTGTTCCTGCTCATGGTCCTGCTGCCCTTCAACCTGGTGGCACTCTGGCTGGGTGCCATGGTGGGGTGGGCCTGGAAGCCGGAGCCGCCGCTCTTGTCCACCTTCTTCCGGGAGGACGGCAGCGAGTGCGTCACGCTCGATGAGCAGTGGACGGCCGCCTGGGTGTTCCTGGCCATGGGGAGCTCCGCCCTGGCGTGTGTCGTGCTCGGAGGACTCGCTGGGGGATTCAACGCACCGCTGCCCGTGGGCGTGGGGGCCTGGGGGGCCGTCATCGCCTGCGGTGTGCTCGCCGGGCTGTGGTCGCGCGCACGGCGGAAGGCCGGGCACTACGACCTGCGCCTCCATACCCAAACACGAAGCCTCTCCCTGCCGCCCTTCTCCGGAAGGAAACACCGGCTCGACGTACGGTGGCGCGACGTGCGGTCGCTCCGCGTCGAACCCCAGGTTCGCACGCCCCAGGGACAGGTGACCCGCTACCATCTCACGCTCGAGCGAGCGCTCTCCGGCGGCGGGGTGAGCCAGGAAGCCATCGCCAGTTTCATCCGCCAGGAGCAGGCAGAGGCGCTGGCACGCTGGCTGCGAACGCACCTCAAGGTGGGCGAGGCCGCGCCGGGAGAGCAGCGCTCCGCCTGA